The DNA window GTGCGTGATCGACAAACATGAGTAGACGTCGGGCAGGTCGGCGTTATTCGCCGGCCGCCTCAACCACGTCCACGCACTGCCGGCCACCGCGAAGGTTCCGGAACCGGACCACGCCATCCGTCAACGCGAAGAGCGTATCGTCGGTGCCGCGCCCTACGTTCTGCCCCGGATGGAACTGTGTGCCGCGCTGACGGACGAGGATATTGCCGGCGATAACCGGCTGGCCGCCAAACTTCTTAACGCCAAGACGCTGGGCATTACTGTCGCGACCGTTTCGCGAGCTGCCGCCTGCCTTTTTATGAGCCATGAATAATCTCCTTTACGCCTCGATGGAGCGGACTTTGAGTTGCGTGTACAACTGGCGATGACCCTGGGTGCGCGTGTAGTTCTTCTTGCGCTTCTTTTTGAAGACGCGAATTTTCTTCGCACGCCCTTGCTGAATGATCTCGCACACGACCTTCGCGCTTTCGAGCGCTTTCGGGTCGACCACAAGACCGTCCTCTTTCGCCAGCAGGCAGACGCTTTGCAGCTCAACCGTGTCGCCGACCGGTCCTTCGATTTTTTCGACCCGTACAAGGTCGCCTTGAGCAAGCTTCACTTGCTTGCCTCCGGTAGTCACCACTGCGTACATGTCCATCTCTCCATCACGTTCGCAATTACGTCTTAACGTTTGATCTCTCAGAAACCGGTCTTAGACCGTATGGTGCGCCGCGAAGTACGCGGCTGCCGACCGCAACTCAGCCACCGCCGACAGCGATGCCAAATAGCTGGATTTGGCATTCCGCGGCGAAGCCAGGTTCTCGGTCAAGGTCTTCAAATGGCCAAACGCCCCTTCCGCGACGATTTCATGCGAATTGCATGTCGCTCGCGGATCGGCGATGACTCGTACCATCGTCTCGTCCGGGCCAATGCCCGCCAGGCTCAGCGCCGCCGCCACATTCACGTTGTGCGGAAACGCCCTGCACGCCTCGCGCGCGGACCCCTCGAACACCACCATTGCCTCGTTCAGGTTGTCCACGTCGATCCCGTTCTTCACGAGATACGGCGCGCCCGACAACCCCTTCGGAGGCTTGCGCGTCGTCAACACGACGCGATGCAACCCGGCTTCCATGGCGGAACGTACGCCGTCCAAGCCGCACAACGCGCCCGACGGCACCCGAATCTGGATGCTGTTGGCGCGCGACGCCTCGAAGAGTTCGGGATGCTCCATCAAGCCCCCGACGCTCATAATGAGGCAATCGTGCTGGTGCCGGATCGCCGCTTCGACAACTTCCTTGACGACGCTCGGTTGAGCGCACTCCACAAGGAAATCGATCGACGAGGCGTTCTCGTCCAGGTCGCAAATCTTCGCATTCAACTGAAACGAGTTGCGCAGCAACTGGGCGCGCCCCTCGTCAATATCCGTGAGTGCCACGATCTCCGCGGGGATAGTCCCTCGCTGGAGCGCAATGCACAAGTCGGCTCCGATGTTACCGCATCCGACGAGCCCCACCCTCATCCGTGACATAGAGTCTCCACAATAAAAAACGCCTGGCCACCCAGTCACTTCGACCGGGGGCTCAAGCCGTTTTCACGTGCTGCCCGACTCGGCGGTCAAATTGACCTAACGGCGAAATGTAGCATATGGCGGAATGGCAAGTCAAACAGACTGCGCCGCTTGGGTGGATGTGAGGAAAATGGGAGCGGCACGTTTTCCACGAAGCTGGACAGGGCACATCTGTTCACACTCGGGACGGGGCGTCCTACTCTTTGGCACAGGGGGTGTCCCGTCCAGGCCTCCGCCTCTGTTGCCGGTGCGACACGGCATGTCTGCGCAGGTAGTTGGAGTATAAGTTCCGTGGCTTCAGTCGCTTGTAGCGAGAAGTCAGCCGTTGCGCCATCGACGCAGGTTTAGTCTACATTTCGTCGCCGTATGGGGCAGCCCCATGCAGTTTTGACGGGGCAAGGGGGGGCGCCCCGGATTGAGCGATCTTTCATGCAGGGGGTGCACCCCTGAAATCTGACGATTCAAGGGGTGCCGAACGGCAGCCGAGGGCGGCTGCCCCACACAAGCAGGGTTTGGGATATGTGGCGCAGCCGCCCTCGGCTGTGCAGATTACGCGTCCCTAATTGCCTTTACCGTCGTTCTCCCGAAAGCGGTAACCCATCTTGGTCCTGCCCTCGATCTCTGCGAGTGTTGGAAGAATGTGTCGCAGGCATCTTGCCTGCGTCCCGTGCTGCGTCCTTCCGTTCTGGGTACAGCCCCCTTTGCATCTTGACGATTCAAGGGGTCTCCATGAAAGGGATTGGCACTCGCGCGGAGCCGCAGGGGAATGCCGTTCGGGCGACGCGAGCTGCGCAAACGCCGGTGGACATGGCTTGGCCCTCGATTGTTTCCCTCACATATATGCGCTAGTTCGTTGCACTCGGCGAGCGCGGAGCTCAATCGCCGATATCCAGTGAAACACTTTCACCCGCGCGAATCGTCACATTCCGCTTCTCACGTACGTAGGTTGTGCCATCCTTTCGCTCGGAGGTCACGACTAACGTGTAGCTCCCTTCTTGTAGAAACGGCATGACGAAGCTGCCTGGCCCGAAATGGTTGCTGTAGACAGTCTTTTGCGATGTAACTGTCGTAAGTCTGCCTCCCAATCCATTCTCGTCAGGCGAACTCAGATCGATTCCTTCGGGGACAGCGGCATCAGACCCGGGCAACAAGGTCAGGACGCACTTGACGTCGTCAATGGCAGTGGCAATGGTTCCTTCCAAGGCACCGGAACCTCCCATGTCAAATCGGAGCGTTGTTGTCGATCCCGACACCACTTCGGCGGTCGCATATGCAGCAATACGGGTGGTCATCATTCCTTCTGCCTGCGTTCCAAGTGACTTGATTGTGGCGACTACGTCATAGGACCCTGGAGCCAGCGCTATTTTAAGATGGGGTTCGGGCATCTCGCATGTAGTCTTCATGTCCTTCTGATACTTCTGGTTGTCTGCTTCGGAGTAGCTATCGCTCATCTCGAACCGTGCATCGGAGTCTCCCGCAGGGCGTAGAAGCAAGCTTATCCATTCCAGCGGATACTCAGAAAGGTCTCCCGTCTTGCGGATGGAGACATCAAGCGTTCCTTGCGCGTCGAGCAGGATTTCGACCGGAACCCCCGAATCCTTCACGACAGGGATGGTGTGTATCGATTGGCCGTACCCTTCCGCCACGATGAGGACTTTCGCGTTGCCTGTCCGCGAGTTCTTGAGAGTGAATTCGCCATTCGACCCGGTGACCGTCGTCTGCTCGACGATATCCACGTTTTGCCCCAGGGAGAGATGTACCTTCCAGTACTCGCCGGAAGACAAGTCCACCGCGCGCAAGATTACCCTTGCGTCGGCTATGGGCTCGCGGGTCTGTTTGTCCAGGACCACGCCATTGATGTCTCCCCGGTCGGGCGGCGGGAGGATGATATCGATGTTCTCGGAACCCACGGGAACCCGCTCAATTACCGCTGACTCGTAGAGGATGTGCGTTGCCCGCAAGGTGACGGAGTCCATGTGTGGCTCAATGTATTTAATCAAGAAGTGGCCCTCCGTGTCCGATTTGCAGGGCGCGGCGCGCGGGGTTTGGTTCTCGTCAAACGTGGCTATGACGTCTGCATTCTCAATCGGCTTACCATGCTTATTGTGAACCGTGCCCGCGACACGCCGCTCCGGGTCCCAAGGCAGGATGATTTCGAAGCCTTCGCGCCGTTCCCCTGCACCGAGCGTGACGAAGAGCGGTGGTTCCGGGGCAATCTCCATACCGAGGCCGTAGATTTCCTTTGCGTCCGGCGGGAGATGGCGGATTCTGATCCTGTGCTCGATTCCCGGCGCGATCTGCGTGATCTCGAAGTTTCCCTCCGCATCGGAAGGTTTGGATTCGGCCCATCCGCCGATTTCCTGGCCATCCTTGCTGCGCATGGCCAGCACGGTGACGAAGTGCACGGGGGTGCGCTTCATGTCTAGAACGCGTCCGGAGAGATATCCTGCCTGACCAAGTACGAAGTCGACTCCCTTAAGACCCTCTTCCGGAACGATGAAATCGTTGCCCTCCGGCATGTACCCGTCTTTCGATGCAAAGGCAAAATAGAGTACGTTCGCATGAAGAATCTCGATGGTATAGGCCCCGGTCGCGTCCGAACGGGCCTCATGAATGTATGCGTTTGCTTGTTGCACGGACGAAGAGAGCAGCGTAGCCAGCGGCCGGGATTTCGGGTCTGCGGAGAACTTTACGAGCGCGTTTGCTATAGGTTGATTGGACTGGTCGTACACATGTCCGGTCACGCGGATAGGGTTATGCTTCGCACCGGCTTCCGTAGATTCCTCAGAACCGGCGTCGGTCGTGTTGTCTGCCTGCGTGAACGATTGTGGCGGAGGAGTGTCAGGCTCGGTCCAGGAACGGAAGAACCCAAAGTACGCTGAAACGGTAACGAAGAGAACTACCGTCACTACAACCGCTATGGCACAGGTCCTTTTGCTTTGCCTTTGCATGTCTTCCCCCGTGAAGCAGTTAAGGTTCTGCTCCGGTTAATGGCCGATTGTGCGGCAATCGATCTTTCGATTTACGTGTAAGGCATGCGTCCAGGGTCGATCAGGAATTTGTGGAAATTGGGTTCGCGCGAGAACGAGGCAATTTTAGGCCGGGTCCTGGTTTACGAGGAAGTGTCCGACCGCCGGTAGCGCAACGTGTATGCCGTGGGTTGCGCGTGAGGCGCAGCATGGCGTGAATTGGTTGGCCGTCGACTACACGAACATGAGTTGTCTCTTGCCAGATTCCTCGTCCGCCGGAGGCGGACTCGGAATGACAGTAAGGACGAGTTGGGCGTTGTCCGATCCCTTGCTGCGATGTAAGAGAGGGACCGCGACGGTTGCTTTCGCCCTTACAGGGCTCACGTTGGGTGGGGACTGGTACCTGAGGTTTCGATTCGCGTCGGTGACGCGAATCTTACCCCAGGCTGGAGTCTGCCGTGCCTACGGCACTTAAGAGAAAAGGCCTCGCTTGGCTTTTGCTTTTGCCACTGAAACCCGTGCTCGTGCGGTTATTCGCTCGGAATGACAGTAGGGTCGTGGGATCTGGCAATAGCAAATCGAGCATGGGGCGAATGCTTGCTCATATCGCTGTCTTCGGCGGCTGCGCCACATGCATCTTTCGCCGGTTTAGGCCGGACTATCGCTCACGAGCGGTATAGCGCGTACATGGCGTCATCGATAAAGTCGCCGGTGATGGAGACGGTGTCGAGTACGCTGTAGAAGAGTTTGGCGTAGGCCTTGAACTCGGTGAGCTTCATCAAGCACTGAGAGATTTCCAGCGGGGTGGCGTCTTCGCAACGGTAGCGCAATCCAAGCCGTTTCATGAGGTCCACCGCCCACTCGTGAGAGTGGCTCTGGAGGCGCGACATCATGAATACGCCCAGGGCGACGAGATCGGCATGCAGGAAATGGCGGCGCGTCTGATACTCGAGGCAATAGGCTACGATGTGCTCGGAGCCTTCTTCGGGCCGGCTTGAGCCAAGGCGCGTGCAAAACTCCACTTCTCTCCGAAACAGGTCAAGGACGGTATCGATACCTTTCGGCGTGACGTTGTAGACCTCCTCAGCGTTGCGGTCCAACTCGTCCAGGCATTCCTTGGCCTGCTTCGCAATTTCCTCGGAATACGTTTCGCCGTTGAGGTCGTGGGCGAGCCTCCAGTCGTAGAGAGCCGTGTGAATGCTGATGATGTCGCAAGCGCCGGCCCGGTTGAGTTCCTTGGGCGCTTTCTGGATGAGGTCGTAGTCGATGAGAAGTTCTTCCGGAAAGATGTCGCCCACGTACTGAACCGTTTTGTCGACACGGATGGCAATCGTGTTGGTGAGGGGGGCGTCAACAGAAATGATGGTGGGCACGAGGATCATACGGCAACCGCGCTTCCACGCGATGTACTTGGCCGTGTCCACGCACGAGCCGCCACCGATGCCCACGACGATGTCGCAATGGGGGAGACGTTCGGCGGCCTGGTAAACGGTGTCTCGATTCATGTCGGTAACCATGTGCACCCAGTGAGGGTGCCAGGGGGCGTGTTCCTGGAGCAGGTTCCATGGCGCTTCCATGGTTATGACAAGCGCCTTGCCAGGCAAATCGCGTAGTTTGCGTGCAATGCCATGACCTGAATCGAGATGGGGGTTCTTATACACGAAACGTCGTGCTCCTTAATCTGGCGCGGCCC is part of the Candidatus Hydrogenedentota bacterium genome and encodes:
- the rplU gene encoding 50S ribosomal protein L21, giving the protein MYAVVTTGGKQVKLAQGDLVRVEKIEGPVGDTVELQSVCLLAKEDGLVVDPKALESAKVVCEIIQQGRAKKIRVFKKKRKKNYTRTQGHRQLYTQLKVRSIEA
- a CDS encoding iron-containing alcohol dehydrogenase, translating into MYKNPHLDSGHGIARKLRDLPGKALVITMEAPWNLLQEHAPWHPHWVHMVTDMNRDTVYQAAERLPHCDIVVGIGGGSCVDTAKYIAWKRGCRMILVPTIISVDAPLTNTIAIRVDKTVQYVGDIFPEELLIDYDLIQKAPKELNRAGACDIISIHTALYDWRLAHDLNGETYSEEIAKQAKECLDELDRNAEEVYNVTPKGIDTVLDLFRREVEFCTRLGSSRPEEGSEHIVAYCLEYQTRRHFLHADLVALGVFMMSRLQSHSHEWAVDLMKRLGLRYRCEDATPLEISQCLMKLTEFKAYAKLFYSVLDTVSITGDFIDDAMYALYRS
- a CDS encoding carboxypeptidase-like regulatory domain-containing protein is translated as MQRQSKRTCAIAVVVTVVLFVTVSAYFGFFRSWTEPDTPPPQSFTQADNTTDAGSEESTEAGAKHNPIRVTGHVYDQSNQPIANALVKFSADPKSRPLATLLSSSVQQANAYIHEARSDATGAYTIEILHANVLYFAFASKDGYMPEGNDFIVPEEGLKGVDFVLGQAGYLSGRVLDMKRTPVHFVTVLAMRSKDGQEIGGWAESKPSDAEGNFEITQIAPGIEHRIRIRHLPPDAKEIYGLGMEIAPEPPLFVTLGAGERREGFEIILPWDPERRVAGTVHNKHGKPIENADVIATFDENQTPRAAPCKSDTEGHFLIKYIEPHMDSVTLRATHILYESAVIERVPVGSENIDIILPPPDRGDINGVVLDKQTREPIADARVILRAVDLSSGEYWKVHLSLGQNVDIVEQTTVTGSNGEFTLKNSRTGNAKVLIVAEGYGQSIHTIPVVKDSGVPVEILLDAQGTLDVSIRKTGDLSEYPLEWISLLLRPAGDSDARFEMSDSYSEADNQKYQKDMKTTCEMPEPHLKIALAPGSYDVVATIKSLGTQAEGMMTTRIAAYATAEVVSGSTTTLRFDMGGSGALEGTIATAIDDVKCVLTLLPGSDAAVPEGIDLSSPDENGLGGRLTTVTSQKTVYSNHFGPGSFVMPFLQEGSYTLVVTSERKDGTTYVREKRNVTIRAGESVSLDIGD
- a CDS encoding aspartate dehydrogenase, with the translated sequence MSRMRVGLVGCGNIGADLCIALQRGTIPAEIVALTDIDEGRAQLLRNSFQLNAKICDLDENASSIDFLVECAQPSVVKEVVEAAIRHQHDCLIMSVGGLMEHPELFEASRANSIQIRVPSGALCGLDGVRSAMEAGLHRVVLTTRKPPKGLSGAPYLVKNGIDVDNLNEAMVVFEGSAREACRAFPHNVNVAAALSLAGIGPDETMVRVIADPRATCNSHEIVAEGAFGHLKTLTENLASPRNAKSSYLASLSAVAELRSAAAYFAAHHTV
- the rpmA gene encoding 50S ribosomal protein L27, whose product is MAHKKAGGSSRNGRDSNAQRLGVKKFGGQPVIAGNILVRQRGTQFHPGQNVGRGTDDTLFALTDGVVRFRNLRGGRQCVDVVEAAGE